A segment of the Candidatus Atribacteria bacterium ADurb.Bin276 genome:
TCACCACCGACCAATAATCCGAGCTACTTTGGAATTCAATCTGGCGTTTTTCTTCAATAAAAACATATTCCTGGAATTCTTCATTCTGAATGGTTTTTTGGACTTTAGTAAAATAAAACCGATCGGCAAGCTCGGTAATCTTCCAACCCTTCAGTTCATCCGAATGAGTCACATCAGGTATATTCACATTGAGAACTAAATTTTTTTGTCGAGAAAGTGTTTCTTCAAAATGGAGAAATATATCAAGAGCAGTTTCAGCAGCAACCTTATAATTCAATTTTTCTTGTATTGATAGTGAAACCGCCATGGCTGGTATTCCCGACATGGCAGCTTCCATGGCTGCCCCAACCGTTCCCGAATAAAATACATCAAAACCTAGGTTGGGCCCTCGGTTGATACCGGATATGACAAAATGGACCGGAGTTTGGGAAAATAGATTGAGACCTAAGATAACCGTATCGGCCGGTGTCCCATCAACTGCCAAGCCACTTACTCCATCTACTTGAACGTCCTTCACTCTTAATGTCTGTCGTGCTGTAATACTATGACTTGAACAACTTCGCTCTTCAAGAGGAGCAACTAAAATAATATTGGCTATTGGCTTAAAAACTCGAACTAAAGCCATAATCCCATCACTTTGATAACCATCATCATTGGTAATAAGGATGTTTCTTTTCATTCAATATGACCTCCAACCCGGTGTAGAATTTCTCTGGCTACGATCACACCCGATGTGGACGCCTGAATCAAACCTCGGGTAACACCGGCACCATCTCCAGCCATGAATAAATTCTCGATATCGCTTTCTAAATATTCGCTGAGTTTCACCCGAGATGAATAGAACTTTACTTCTAATCCATAGAGAAGATTATGCGGAGAACTCATTCCTGGAATAAACTTATCCATAGCCGAAATAATCTCTAATACATCTTGCAAAAACCGATAAGGGAGAACAAAACTCAAATCCCCCGGACTAGCACCGTTGAGTGTAGGCTTTAAAACTGATTTTTTTATTCGTTCTGGAGTAGACCTTCTTCCCAATTGTAAATCTTTAAGCCTTTGTATAACAACACCGCCACTGAGCATATTTGCTAAGCGAGCAACATAGCGGCCATATTCGATTGGTTCTTTGAAGGGTTCGGTAAAATGAGTACTTACCAGGATGGCAAAATTGGTATTGTTGGTTTTTCGATTTTCATAACTATGGCCATTAACGGTTATAATCCCATCGTTATATTCACTGACCACCTCACCATGAGGGCACATACAAAAAGTTCTCACTCGATCGTCAAAGGTATGGGAATAATAGATGAGTTTTAATTCGTACAAAACTTTGGTGTATTCTTCCATAATTGAAGCCGGTACTTCCATCCTAACGCCCAAATCTACGGGATTATTGACTAAATCAAGCTTTAATTTCAGTGCTTCTGTCCTTAGCCAATCAGCTCCAACCCGACCAGGTGCAACGATCAAGTAGTGGCTTTTAATCACATCGCCATTTTTCAGCTGAACCCCAACTGCTTGATGGTTTTTGGTTAATATTTCGGCAGCTTCAGTACGAGTGAGGATGGTCACCTTCTCTTTCAAATGATTTTTGATACGAGTTAATATTCCTCGACAGCTGTCAGTTCCCAAATGTCTCACTCGAGATGGGAGCAATATCAGTTCAGCCATTTCCGCTTTTTTCCGGAGTTCTTCCACCTTTTCTCCATCATCTCCATAAACCCGTGGGGTTGCTCCATAGCGAAGGTAGATATTATCAACGTACTGAAGAAGCTGTTCCAAATCATTCGGTTTTAAATAAGAAGTCAACTGACCTCCAACATCGTGGGAAAAAGTCAGCTTCCCATCACTGAATGCTCCTGCTCCTCCCCAGCCACAGAGCAATGAACATGGCTGACATTTTTGGCAGATATTTTTCTTTTCCCGGGCTGGGCATCTTCGTTCTTCAATATCTCCGCCTCGATCAATTATTAGAATATCAAGATCGGTTTTATCGGCAAGTTCTAATGCGGCAAAAATTCCCGCTGGTCCTCCTCCGATTATAATAACATCATAGGTATTTTTCATTCACAATCCCCTGATTCTTTTTTATTTCTTCAAGTATTTTTAGTGCTACTTCGAGCGCATTTTTCCCTTCCTCTAAACCAACCAGTGGTCTTTCTCCGTTTTTTACACAGCGGGTAAAGTGTTCCAGTTCAAATCGAAGCGGCTCCCCTTTTTGCATCATCGGTTTCTCCATGAGAATAGGGGGAACTGCCGTGATTGTCTTTTTGTAAACCGCTAACTCTTGCTCCAAATAATCGATGGAAATAAAAGCATCGACTTCGGTGATTTCCATACGGCGAATTTTTTTCCTGGTGATTCGGCTAGCCGTAAGATTGGCAATGCAACCATTTTCAAAAAGTATCTGTGCATTAGCAATATCTTCTTGACGAGAAAATACTGGATATCCAAAAGAACTGATTTTAGTTACTTTGCTTTTGACAATGCTCATTACAATATCAATATCATGTATCATCAAATCAAGAACAACTCCCACATCGGTATTGCGGTTGGTATAGGGTCCCATACGATAACAATCGATAAATACTGGGCGATCAATTATTTTTGAAAGTTCCATGACTGCTGTGTTAAACCGCTCAATGTGACCTACCTGGAGAATTACTTTCTTTTTATTTGCCATCTCCATCAATTCTCGAGCTTCTTCGAGAGTTGTTGTAACCGGTTTTTCTATGAGTATATTAATCCCTTCTTCGATAAAATGTCCGGCAATCAAACGATGAAGCACGGTTGGGACTACAATGCTCACGGCATCAATTTTTCCAAACAACTCACGATAATCGTAATAGG
Coding sequences within it:
- the surE gene encoding 5'-nucleotidase SurE — translated: MKRNILITNDDGYQSDGIMALVRVFKPIANIILVAPLEERSCSSHSITARQTLRVKDVQVDGVSGLAVDGTPADTVILGLNLFSQTPVHFVISGINRGPNLGFDVFYSGTVGAAMEAAMSGIPAMAVSLSIQEKLNYKVAAETALDIFLHFEETLSRQKNLVLNVNIPDVTHSDELKGWKITELADRFYFTKVQKTIQNEEFQEYVFIEEKRQIEFQSSSDYWSVVNSEVSITPLRPNLTDWLVKNELVEVLSEKNN
- a CDS encoding soluble pyridine nucleotide transhydrogenase is translated as MKNTYDVIIIGGGPAGIFAALELADKTDLDILIIDRGGDIEERRCPAREKKNICQKCQPCSLLCGWGGAGAFSDGKLTFSHDVGGQLTSYLKPNDLEQLLQYVDNIYLRYGATPRVYGDDGEKVEELRKKAEMAELILLPSRVRHLGTDSCRGILTRIKNHLKEKVTILTRTEAAEILTKNHQAVGVQLKNGDVIKSHYLIVAPGRVGADWLRTEALKLKLDLVNNPVDLGVRMEVPASIMEEYTKVLYELKLIYYSHTFDDRVRTFCMCPHGEVVSEYNDGIITVNGHSYENRKTNNTNFAILVSTHFTEPFKEPIEYGRYVARLANMLSGGVVIQRLKDLQLGRRSTPERIKKSVLKPTLNGASPGDLSFVLPYRFLQDVLEIISAMDKFIPGMSSPHNLLYGLEVKFYSSRVKLSEYLESDIENLFMAGDGAGVTRGLIQASTSGVIVAREILHRVGGHIE
- the iolG_2 gene encoding Inositol 2-dehydrogenase/D-chiro-inositol 3-dehydrogenase; this encodes MSAVKVGVVGVGYLGQHHARIYSEIPDTTLVGVVDINQERAREIAKRYSTTPYYDYRELFGKIDAVSIVVPTVLHRLIAGHFIEEGINILIEKPVTTTLEEARELMEMANKKKVILQVGHIERFNTAVMELSKIIDRPVFIDCYRMGPYTNRNTDVGVVLDLMIHDIDIVMSIVKSKVTKISSFGYPVFSRQEDIANAQILFENGCIANLTASRITRKKIRRMEITEVDAFISIDYLEQELAVYKKTITAVPPILMEKPMMQKGEPLRFELEHFTRCVKNGERPLVGLEEGKNALEVALKILEEIKKNQGIVNEKYL